The stretch of DNA CATAGATCAAGAAATGGAGTCAGGCGAAAAACCCAAAGTTGTTGCCAGAAACGTTGCAGATCGCGTTCAGGGGTGGACAGCCAAAGCTGTCTATGAAAAAGTGACTGAAAGAAAAACAAATAGTTAGGGCATTAGGATTGTTTTGCAACGGTTTTAATATAATCCGAAGCAGTGGTGGAAGCGGTCGTGAATGAAAAAGTGAAAGTGAAAAAATCTCTCGCCCTGGCTTTTGTCAGGTGTTTTCTTCGCAGTTATTTTGTAGGAGCGGGGTTCAATACTCGCGGATTGCAGAATATCGGCTTCTCTTACGCCATGCAGCCCGGACTCGAAGCTCTCTATTCAGACCCGCTGGAGTTATCCAGAGCCCGTAAACGGTACGTTAAGCATTATAATTCTCATCCGTTCTGGGCTCCATTGCTGATAGCTATTTTTCTGGCGGTGGAAATACAGATTAAAGACGGTAAGTTTCCAGTCGCTTTTTTGAATAAAGTAAAAAATACTACCAGTTATACACTTTCTGCTATAGGTGATTCTGTCTTTGCCGGAAGTGCTTTGATTTTCTGGGCCTTAGCAACGATCTCTTTATTGCTTGCTGGTAATACTACGGCGGCTATGCTACTCGGTTTAATATCGTTTGCGGCATTGCAAATATTTAAAGTATATATTTTCTGGGGCGGCCTGCATAAGGGGCTCGGATTTCTGAATGAACTGAAAAAATGGGATTTGATTAATTTAGGCGAACGGCTGAAATTTGTTAATGCGCTCGTTCTTCTGCTGATCTGGATTCAGTTGTGGCCTTCAGATATGGGTATTTTTCAGTGGTATGGCGGAACTGCGATACTGGGATCATTAGGGTGGCTTATTGCAACCGGGAAAATCTCCAGAGAAGTTGTTGCCGTGCTTTTTTTCGTAGTAAGTGTGTTTTTGATAAATTTATTGTAAATAAAGAATTTTGCGTTAGCATAATAGATATAAAGGAACGGTCGAAAATGATTGATAATAGCGCGCTGCGTGAAGGTTCTCCAGATTCGGAAACCGCTGTAGCCCGGACTGTTATTGTAGTTAACCAATTGGGACTGCATGCTCGGCCTGCGGCTCAGCTTGCTCAGGAAGCTCAAAATTTTCAGGCTGAGATCACAATTTTGTGTGATTCTCAGGAAGTGGATGCTAAAAGTATTCTTGATATTTTGACGCTCGCAGCAGCACAGGGAAGTTCTCTTGAACTGAGAGCTGAAGGTATTGATGCCGTAGAAGCTCTTGATTGTCTGGAAGGATTGTTTAAATCAAAATTCGGAGAGGATAAGTAATGGCCAGAGAAGTCGTTACCGGTATTTCCGTTTCAACCGGCATTGCCATAGGCAAAGCCTATTTTTTGAATCGCAGCATTTCTTCTAACTTGCCGCGGCAGACTGTGCCGGAGCACATGGTTGCCGGAGAAAAAGAGCGACTTGCCTACGCCTTTACTGAAGCCGTTAAAGAGTTGGCGGCCGTGCGACTGAAAGTTCCGGCAGAATTGAAAGAACATCAGCTGATTATTGATTCGCATTTAATGATGCTCAAGGACCCGAAGTTTTCCAAGTCCGCGCTTAAATATATTGACGACCTTAGTATTAATGCTGAATGGGCACTGGATAAAGCCGTAAATGATCTTGAAAAAGCTTTCGGAGCTCTGGAAGATAAATATATCCGTGAACGCATGCAGGACGTGCGTCAGGTTGCCCAGAGGGTTCAAGCTAAGCTTATCGGCGGAGAAGCGATTCTGAGCCCTATTGAGGGCCGTGCAGTGCTTATGGCACATGACCTTAGTCCCGCTGATACCATCGAGCTTGAAATTAACAAGCTGATGGCTTTTGTCACGACTCTCGGCGGCAAAACTTCGCACACCGGAATTTTAGCACGTACTCTGAATATCCCCGCTTTGGTTGGGGCCGAAAAACTTGAAAATTCTGTTGTGGACGGTGATCTTGTAATTGTAGACGGCCTTTCAGGTAAGATTATTGTTGACCCTGATGAAGAGGAACTCGAACATTATCATAACTTGCAGATCCAGTTTGAGACTTATCAGGGCACGATTATAAGAAGCTGTCAGCTTCCTGCTGAAACTGAAGACGGATACCGGGTTCAGGTTTTGGCCAATATTGAACTTTCTGAAGAGGTTTCAACTGTCATAAACAATGGCGGGGAAGGAATCGGACTGTTCAGAACAGAGTATGCCTATTTGAACCGGAGCGACCTTCCGGATGAAGAAGAACTCACCGAGAAATACACTGAACTTGCCACGATCATGTCTCCTCACAAGGTTGTTTTGAGAACTCTGGACCTCGGTGCAGATAAATTCATGTCTTATTTCGGGCCGCTTGATGAAGCGAATCCTGCAATGGGACTTAGAGCGATAAGATTTTGTTTGAAGCATCAAGACCTTTTCCATACGCAGTTAAGGGCAATATTGCGGGCCAGTGCGTGTGGGAATGTTTCAGTCATGTTCCCCATGATCTCCGGGCTTAAAGAAGTTCATCAGGCAAAAGAAGCCTTGGAACGCGCTAAGGCGGAACTGACGGCAGAAGGCATAGATTATGATCATGACATGCAGGTCGGTGTTATGATTGAGCTCCCTGCCGCGGTTATGATTGCGGAAATTCTGGCTCAGGAAGTGGATTTTTTCAGTATCGGAACTAACGATTTGATTCAGTACAGTATCGGTATCGACCGGACTAATCCGCATGTTTCGTATCTGTATCAGCCTTTGCATCCGGCTATAGTTCGCTCTATCAAGTATGTTGTTGACGCAGGGCACAGAGCGGGGATAGGCGTTAGTCTTTGCGGCGAAGTTGCTTCTGATCCGTATTGTGTGCCTATCCTGATGGGTATGCAGATCGACAGTCTCAGCCTGACTCCGCAGGCCATTCCCGGCATTAAACGTATTTTACGGCAGCTTAGAATGCCTGAATGCAAACAGCTGCTAAAAGAGGTTCTGCACTGTCGCACTGTTGCACACATTAATAAGCTTGTTACTGAAAATATTTATAAAAAATATCCTGAAGAACTGATGTTTTTTGCATCTCTTCTGGATAACGACGATATTACAGGTTAAATTTTATTATGGCTAAAGCTAAAAAGAAAAGCCCTTCTTCTATTGCACAGAATAAGGTTGCTCGTCGAAATTATGATTTTATAGATACCTTGGAAGCAGGTCTTTTACTTGTGGGAACCGAGGTTAAATCTCTGCGTCAGGGGCAGATCAGCTTCAACGACGGGTATGTCAATTTTAAAGACGGCGAAGCATGGCTGATAGGTATTCATATAGCTCCTTACGATCACGCCGGACATACGCAGCATGATCCTGACCGTGCTCGCAAGCTGTTACTGCATGATTATGAAATTGAAAAATTGCAGACAAAATCAGAGCAGAAAGGGCTGACTGTTATACCTGTGAGTCTTTACTTTTCACGAGGCAAGATTAAATTACAGATAGCTCTTGCAAAAGGTAAAAATGTTCACAGCCGTAAGGAAGAGTTGAAGCGGCGTGATATAGCAAAAGACACGGCCCGCCAATTAGCTAATTATTAGCTAACGGACGAGCCGTAAAAACTTTCACCACCCCTTGCCGGTAGGTGGATAAAGTATGGTATGGGATAGTAACTTTTCGTCCGTCAAGGATCGAAAATATTTACTGAAGTCTCGAAATTAAAACGGTTAGACCCATAGTAACTCCGATCCAGAAAAATAGTTTAATAGTGCCTGTTACGGGATCAAGTCTGGTATAACCTGAGATGCTGTCTTCTGGAGTCAGAATTTCCATTACGAAGTTGCTTACGCTGTCAACCATGACAATTCTCCTTTTTCGTGAAGTTGATTTAAAAAAAATCACGAACTTGTTAAAAACTATATGCCTGTTTTGTTTCATTCAATCCAACGGGAATAATAGAACCCCCCCTTTAAGTTTTTCGATGGGTAAATAATTTAATATCATTCAATTGTAACATTTATGCCGTAAGTTGTTAAAACTATGGAACTATATCAGATCAAAACTTTTGTGGTGGTAGCCGATGCCGGTAATTTAACCAGAGCTGCGAAACAATTGCATGCCAGCCAGTCCACAATAAGTTTGCATATTAAATCTCTTGAAGAAGAGCTTGGTGTGTGCCTTTTTTTGCGGACCCCAAAAGGTATGGTTCTTACTCCGGAAGGAGAATCCCTTGTAAAACGGGCTCAGGACGTTCTTGATTCAGTTGAAAAAATGCATGCTGAAGCCTTGACTCTTTGTGGTGATGTTTCAGGAGAAGCCCGTGTCGGACTGCAAACATCACCAGTCTATTTAAGAACCCCTCAGCTTATTAAGTGTATTAAAGATAATTATCCCGGTCTCAATCTACAGTTTGTCCAGCATCAGACATGGACAATGCGCCGTGAAGTTGCAGGCAGAACAGTCGAAGGCGGCTTTTTTTATTCAGTATGCCCTCCTGAGGAAGTTGAAGGGATTCTTTTAGAGAACACTGTGCTTAGAGTTGTCGGACCTGCTTCATGGCAGGCTAAAATTGAAAATGCCAAGTGGGAAGATCTTGCTAAATTGCCGTGGATCTGGACTCCGGCGGAGTGTTCTTTCAGCCAGAAATTGAACGAAACATTTCATCTTCTAGGGCTTGAAGCCAGTAAATCTATGATCGCAGACAGTGAAGACGCACATAATATTTTAGTCCGTTTTGAAAACGGGGTAACCGTCATGCGTGACGATGAAGCACGCGAAGGCGCAGATGCAGGGTCATTTTACATCTGGCCCGGCGGACATCTTGAAGTCGGGTTATATTTCGGATTCCATAAGCAGCGAAAAGCTGACCCTATTGTAAAGGCTTTGATTGATTGTGTTGAAAAAGTCTGGAAGTCTTAAGCTTCTTAAGCGGTTATGTAATGAAATCCTATCCAGAAAAATTATCCAGATTACAGCGCAAGTTTTTAAAAAAACTTTTTCCTGACAGTGAGAGCGGCTTCTCTGATGGAGAACTTCTTTCGTGCGGCGTAGATGCCAGCCGTAAACATGCTAAACCGTTAGCTCTTGTTAAACCACATTGCGCCGAGCAGGTATCCGAACTTTTATCTTGGGCGCAGAAAGAACGTATGCCTGTTTATCCAAGAGCCAGAGCCACCAATAAGGTTGGCGGTTGTGTTCCTGTTAAGAACGGTATTGTTGTCTCCATGCTGGGTATGAATTCCATTTTAGAGATAAATTCCAGTGATTTTGTGACCGTAGTCCAGCCCGGCGTAATTACGGCTGATTTACAGCGAAGTGTTGAGAAACAAGGTCTCTTTTATCCTCCTGATCCAGCAAGTTTCAAAATTTCGACTATCGGTGGAAATATCTCCACATGTGCAGGTGGAATGCGGGCCGTTAAATACGGTGTAACCCGTGATTATGTGCTCGGCCTTGAAGCTGTTATTCCCGGCGGGGAAATCATCCATACAGGCGGGCGTACTCATAAAAATGTTGTAGGGCTTGACCTTACAAGACTTTTTGTCGGTTCCGCAGGATCACTCGGATTGATTACTAAGGCCACTTTGAAACTGCTTCCTCTTCCAGATACCTCCGCCTCGGTTCTCATCGGTTTTGAAAATTTAGCAGGCTGCCTTAAAGGGGCAGAGGCTGTTTTCGGTTGCGGAATTTTGCCTACGGCGATGGAACTTATGGATAAGAACACGCTCAAGGCTTTGGAAATGCATTCGGAAGTACCGTGGCCTGTCGATACCGGAGGGGTGCTGCTTCTTAAGATTGACGGCTCCCATGAGTCCGTTGCGGCAGATCTTAAACAGATTGAAAAAGCTCTTTCACAAGTATCTACAACCTTCCTGGAAAAGGGGAGCGGAGATGATCAGGAACGATTGTGGGAGCTGCGCAGGGTTATCAGCCCTGCCGCATTTAATCTAGCCCCGAACAAGCAGGGTGAAGATGTTGCGGTTCCTCGTGGAAAAGTAGCTCAGGCTATTGAAAGTTATCATGAAATTGGAGATAAACTGGACGTTGTGGTCTTGTGTTTCGGCCATCTCGGGGATGGCAATATTCACGTAAGCGTGATGTATGACAAGTCTGTACCCGGTCAATCTGAGAATGCGCTAAAAGCCAAAAAAGCTATTTTCAGCAGTACGTTGGCTCTTGGCGGAACATTGTCAGGAGAGCATGGCATCGGTTTGACAAAAGCGGACTATATCGGAATGCAAATTGGTAATGCTGAATTAAATTTAATGCACGGCATCAAAAATGTTTTTGACCCGCTGAATATAATGAATCCGGGAAAGGTTGTATAATGGCTGTCTCTAAAAGCTGCGTTCAATGCGGTAAATGTCTTGAAGTTTGCCCTCTTTTTAAAGTCACCGGAAGAGAAGAACTGACACCGCGTGCAAAATTTTTTTTGGAAAGTCTTGACCCGTCAGCGGGGCTAAGTGAAAAAGATTTTAAATCTTTAGCTTCTATGTGTCTTTCGTGCGGTCGGTGTGAAAAAAACTGTCCGCAGAATATGTCCGTACCGGATATGGTCTCGGCGTTAAGGGCCGAATCTAAATATTTTACCAAGACTTGCTGGGATTTATGGCTTTCAAAACCGGGCTTTATCTGGCCCTTGGCAGCTGCTTTATCAAAATTTACTCCTGAAGCTCTGCCGGAACCTGTCGGGTCCGCAAAGAAAAGAATGGAAGCCCTTTTTGCGAAGAGTCCTGCGCCTTGGGTAAGACTTGTACCTGATATTAAATTTGAAGAAAAAAAGGTTGTTCTGTTTAAGGGATGTGTCGGCAGTTACGCGCGGCAGGACTGGGTGCGCAAGGCAGAACATCTGATGGACGGAGCAGGGTTGATCAGGGCCGGAATACCTGAATTCAGTTGTTGCGGCTCCTCCTATGGAAGTGCCGGATTGCTGAGCAGGCAAAACTCCGCAAGAAAAGCCAATATCCGTGAATGGAAGAGGCTGAATTTTCCGCTTATAATCATTTTCTGTACTACCTGTCTGAAAGGGCTTAAAGAATACTCTTTGTCAGACTTTGACGGAGATCAAGAGCTCTACAGCCTTTGGCTGTCAAACCTTGTTCCGCTGTCGTTTTTGCTGCTTGATGCGGATGTTAAAATTTTAGAAAACAGCCCGTCGCAGGTTATTTATCACAAACCATGCCATGCTCCTGAACCTGACTATGATCAGGTTTTGGTTGAAACCATTGCTGGTGATAAACTTATGCCTGTTAAAAAGGATATCTGCTGCGGATTCGGCGGGATTATGCAGCTCGGCGCACCTGATCTTTCTAAACAGGTTGGAGATTACTGTATAAACGACCTGACAAAATCAATATCTCCCGGTGCGCAGATTTTGACTGGATGCTCCGCCTGCGTTATTCAACTAGCAACTTTAGCAAAAGCTGACTTTTTTACAGGTCATTGGCTTGATATTTTAGAATAAGGACTTATTTGGGAACAATTGCTCGTTTTCAAAAAAAGAAAAATACGCGGATTCCCGCTGAGAAAAAAAGGATATTAAATGTTTAACGCCATATTTTCGACAATTTTCGGTTCCAGAAATGACCGGTTCATTAAAAAGCTTAAGCCGCAAATTGATGCAATTGCGTCATTTGAACCTGAAATGGAAAAGCTGACCGACGAACAATTCCCTCAGAAAATTGCTCAGTGGAAAGAAGAAGTAGCCGCAGGAAAAGATCTGGATGAGCTCCTGCCTGAAGTTTTTGCCTTAGTGCGTGAAGCTGGAAAACGTTCCCTCGGCATGCGGCATTACGATGTGCAGATGGTCGGTGGTATGGTCCTGCATGGTGGAAGAATTGCGGAAATGAAAACCGGTGAAGGTAAAACCCTTGTGGCTACTTTGCCAGCGGTTTTAAATGCGCTTTCCGGTAAAGGGGTTCATCTTATCACCGTCAACGATTACCTTGCCACACGTGATGCCGGGTGGATGGGTAAGCTTTATAATTTTCTCGGTCTCACCGTAGGTATTGTCGTTCATGGTCAAACTGATCAGGAACGTCAGGATGCTTACGCTTGTGACATCACATACGGTACGAACAACGAATTCGGGTTTGACCATCTTCGCGACAACATGAAGTTTTACAAAGAACAACTTGTTCAGCGTGAGCTGAACTTTGCTATTGTCGATGAAGTTGACTCCATTTTAATTGATGAAGCCCGTACTCCTCTTATTATTTCCGGCGCATCTGATGAAGCGACCGGAATGTATGCTCAGGTAAACGCCATAATTCCTCTCCTTAAAAGAGATGAAGATTTCGAAGTTGATGAAAAAGGTCAATCCATCACTATGACCGATGAAGGCGTTACCAAATGTGAAGAGATTCTTAAAATAGACAATCTTTATGCTTCACCGAATATTTCATATCAGCATCACATCATGCAGGGAATTAAAGCGCATCATCTGTTTGCCCGCGATGTTGATTATATTGTTAAAGATGACCAAGTTGTAATTGTAGATGAGTTTACAGGCCGCTTAATGCCCGGCAGACGTTTTTCAGACGGTCTGCATCAGGCTCTTGAAGCCAAGGAAGGAGTGAAAGTTGAGTCTGAAAATCAGACTCTTGCTTCAATCACCTTTCAGAATTACTTCCGCATGTACAAGAAACTCTCCGGTATGACCGGAACCGCGGATACTGAAGCTGTTGAATTTGCGCAGATTTATAATCTGGAAGTAATTGTCATCCCGACTAATGCCGATTTGCTTCGTAAAGATTTTCCAGACTCCATCTACAAAACTCAGCAAGAAAAATATGTGGCTATCGCTAATGAAATAGCGACCCTTTATAAGAAAGGACAGCCTGTTCTGGTCGGTACTGTTTCAATTGAAAAATCAGAGCTGATCGGTTCTCTACTTAAAAAACGCGGAATTCCTCATGATGTCTTAAATGCTAAGCAACATGAGAAAGAAGCCGAAATTGTTGCCGGGGCAGGTCATAAGGGGCATGTCACCATTGCAACCAACATGGCTGGTCGTGGTACTGATATCGTACTCGGCGAAGGTGTTAAGGAGCTTGGCGGATTGCACATTATCGGAACGGAACGGCATGAATCACGCCGTATTGATAATCAGCTGCGTGGTCGTTCCGGTCGTCAGGGTGACCCGGGAAGTACCCGCTTTTACCTTGCTCTTGATGATGACCTGATGAGGCTTTTCGGTTCTGAACGAATTGCCGGAATTATGGATAAGCTTGGAATGCAGGAAGGCGAACCTATTGAGAATAAGATGGTTTCCAAAGCCATTGAAAATTCTCAGAAACGCGTTGAAGGTCATAACTTTGAAATACGTAAACAGTTGCTGGACTATGACGATGTAATGAATCAGCAGCGCGAAGTTATCTATTCACTGCGCCGCGAAGTAATGTACTCTGAGAATATGGATGACATGATTTTCGAGTTTGTCGAAGAACTGCTGGATGAAAGTTATTTCCCCGTTGTTGAAGCTCACGGCAAGCCTTTAGACGAAGAGACTGAGGAAATGGTCAGAGTCGGTCTTAATGAAATCTTCGGATTCAGCCGCATGGCAGATTTTAAGGAAGGCATCCCGTCTCGTGAGCAGGCTGACGAGTGGGTTAAGGATATTTTAGGCTCACTCAAGAGTAATGCAGAAGATCATTTCAATGAAATTCAGCGGTACTTCATGCTCGAATCTCTTGACCGCAACTGGAAAGAGCATCTTTTGAACATGGACCATTTGCGTGAGGGTATCGGCCTTCGCGGTTACGGTCAGAAAGATCCTAAGCATGAGTATAAGCGTGAAGGTTTTGACATGTTCCGCGATATGCTTGAGCGCATTAAAGAAAATACTGTAAAAGCTCTTTGCCATCTTCGTATTGAAGCTGAAGTACGTGAAGAAGAGTTTCAGCATAAGGACCAAAAGGGTCTTGAATACTCTGATAACGGTGAAGGTGAAGAAAAGAAAAAGCAGCCTGTACGCAGGACGGAGCCCAAAATCGGTAGAAATGAGAATTGTCCGTGCGGAAGCGGAAAGAAATATAAAAAGTGTTGCGGAAAATAATTAAAGTTTAAAATATTTGATTAAGCCCCCTGACATCGCTTGCTGTCAGGGGGCTTTTATGTTTAAAGGCCCCTTCTTTGCAATTAATCATTATTTTATATTTATACTAACTTTTAAAATTATTTTGCTGTATATATTAATTATTAGCCGTAGTTCCGAGAGATTTTAGATGCTAATTGATTAACTATAGAAAAGAAATAATTCAGGCGGAATTAAACATGGTCGCATTATTTTTTCAAACATATTTGAAATTATTTTTTATTTTAACCCCGTTCTTTGCCATATCAGCGTTTCTCTCGTTAACTCAGGAGATGAGTCCTACAGAACGGAAGAGAACGGCTGTTAAAGTTACTCTGGCCGTTATAATAAGCTCTCTCATACTTTACCTTTTTGGAAGATATATCTTCGAATTGTTCGGTATAACTCTTGATGCTTTCCGAATCGGAGCAGGGGCTGTCCTCTTCTTGTCTGCAATGAATATGGTTGGAGGCGGTAGTAAGAAATTTGATGCAGGCGGCGAAGATGAAGATATAGCTGTTGTCCCGTTAGCCATTCCTATTATTGTAGGCCCTGGGACTATCGGAGCTTTGCTGGTCATGGGTTCTACTGTTCAAGGGTTTAAAGATCAGGCTTTTGCTTGCACCGCTTTGCTATGCGCGGTATTAACAGTCGGTATTCTTTTGTTTATATCTTCAAGCCTTAAGCGATTGCTTGGTAAACGCGGGCTTAATATCATGAGTCGGTTGACTGGATTATTTGTAGCATCTATTGCTGCTCAGATCTTTTTTACCGGACTGCGAAATTTTATGCAGAGTTAAGTTACAAGCTATTCAAAGGAGGAGTTTTAAGTGAACAATGGCAAGACTCTTACAGACAGATTTTTAGTGGCTCTTTTTAGGCGTGGCAAAGCAGCGTATCTTCCTATCTCATACCTTAAAGAGCAGGGTGATAAAGTTCTTAGTAAAGGCGAAACTGATAAGTTGCTTACTGTGCTGGCAGAAATGACCGCTAAAGGCGTTCTTGAAGTGAAAGACAACCAGTATAAGCTTATTCATGACCCCTTTGCTTAGAAGCTCAAACTGAGAGAAAGTATAGACTAGTTTTTATGCTTGTGGATAAGGGAAAAGCAGCCGTTGAAGTTTTCTTCAACGGCTTTTTATTTAGCTTAATTATTCTACTGGAATAAATGAGCAGGAAATTATTTCAAATTCTTCAATGTCTAAAATTGCAACGCTGGCAGGTTTATCCTCTCTGGGTGAGGTCAGGCTACCGGGATTAAGCATCTGAATGCCGTTAACAATAGACCAGTCCTGAATGTGAGTATGTCCGTAGCAGACAAGGTCGTAATCACGGGGAAAAGAATTGGCGACGTTTTTTGAAACTTGAGAGCGGCTGCCCCATCCGTGAGCAATTCCGATTTTTAAACCTTGAAAGGTCAGCGATTCGAGTGGCCGTAGTTGGTTCGATAGTCTCCACTCGTCACAGTTACCGAGTGCTGCATGAAAATTAGGATGTTGGCAGAAAAATTGCCATACTGAAAAAGTCGTAAAATCACCGCAGTGAATAAGTAAATCAGCATCAGCCAGATGATTATTAAAAATCTCCGTGAGCCTGAAGTCAGGCTCACGGAGATGTGTATCAGATATAACAGCTATTTTCACTTATGCTTATTGAGCGGTTTGCGCTTGTGCATTAGGGTCGGTCATTACGCTTGAAGCAGGAGCCGGACGGCGGTTCTTTTTTTTGTCATGCAGTTGCCGCGCTCTATACTGGAGAT from Desulfovibrio gilichinskyi encodes:
- a CDS encoding PTS system mannose/fructose/sorbose family transporter subunit IID, whose product is MNEKVKVKKSLALAFVRCFLRSYFVGAGFNTRGLQNIGFSYAMQPGLEALYSDPLELSRARKRYVKHYNSHPFWAPLLIAIFLAVEIQIKDGKFPVAFLNKVKNTTSYTLSAIGDSVFAGSALIFWALATISLLLAGNTTAAMLLGLISFAALQIFKVYIFWGGLHKGLGFLNELKKWDLINLGERLKFVNALVLLLIWIQLWPSDMGIFQWYGGTAILGSLGWLIATGKISREVVAVLFFVVSVFLINLL
- a CDS encoding HPr family phosphocarrier protein, producing the protein MIDNSALREGSPDSETAVARTVIVVNQLGLHARPAAQLAQEAQNFQAEITILCDSQEVDAKSILDILTLAAAQGSSLELRAEGIDAVEALDCLEGLFKSKFGEDK
- the ptsP gene encoding phosphoenolpyruvate--protein phosphotransferase, with amino-acid sequence MAREVVTGISVSTGIAIGKAYFLNRSISSNLPRQTVPEHMVAGEKERLAYAFTEAVKELAAVRLKVPAELKEHQLIIDSHLMMLKDPKFSKSALKYIDDLSINAEWALDKAVNDLEKAFGALEDKYIRERMQDVRQVAQRVQAKLIGGEAILSPIEGRAVLMAHDLSPADTIELEINKLMAFVTTLGGKTSHTGILARTLNIPALVGAEKLENSVVDGDLVIVDGLSGKIIVDPDEEELEHYHNLQIQFETYQGTIIRSCQLPAETEDGYRVQVLANIELSEEVSTVINNGGEGIGLFRTEYAYLNRSDLPDEEELTEKYTELATIMSPHKVVLRTLDLGADKFMSYFGPLDEANPAMGLRAIRFCLKHQDLFHTQLRAILRASACGNVSVMFPMISGLKEVHQAKEALERAKAELTAEGIDYDHDMQVGVMIELPAAVMIAEILAQEVDFFSIGTNDLIQYSIGIDRTNPHVSYLYQPLHPAIVRSIKYVVDAGHRAGIGVSLCGEVASDPYCVPILMGMQIDSLSLTPQAIPGIKRILRQLRMPECKQLLKEVLHCRTVAHINKLVTENIYKKYPEELMFFASLLDNDDITG
- the smpB gene encoding SsrA-binding protein SmpB; protein product: MAKAKKKSPSSIAQNKVARRNYDFIDTLEAGLLLVGTEVKSLRQGQISFNDGYVNFKDGEAWLIGIHIAPYDHAGHTQHDPDRARKLLLHDYEIEKLQTKSEQKGLTVIPVSLYFSRGKIKLQIALAKGKNVHSRKEELKRRDIAKDTARQLANY
- a CDS encoding LysR family transcriptional regulator, which produces MELYQIKTFVVVADAGNLTRAAKQLHASQSTISLHIKSLEEELGVCLFLRTPKGMVLTPEGESLVKRAQDVLDSVEKMHAEALTLCGDVSGEARVGLQTSPVYLRTPQLIKCIKDNYPGLNLQFVQHQTWTMRREVAGRTVEGGFFYSVCPPEEVEGILLENTVLRVVGPASWQAKIENAKWEDLAKLPWIWTPAECSFSQKLNETFHLLGLEASKSMIADSEDAHNILVRFENGVTVMRDDEAREGADAGSFYIWPGGHLEVGLYFGFHKQRKADPIVKALIDCVEKVWKS
- a CDS encoding FAD-binding oxidoreductase codes for the protein MKSYPEKLSRLQRKFLKKLFPDSESGFSDGELLSCGVDASRKHAKPLALVKPHCAEQVSELLSWAQKERMPVYPRARATNKVGGCVPVKNGIVVSMLGMNSILEINSSDFVTVVQPGVITADLQRSVEKQGLFYPPDPASFKISTIGGNISTCAGGMRAVKYGVTRDYVLGLEAVIPGGEIIHTGGRTHKNVVGLDLTRLFVGSAGSLGLITKATLKLLPLPDTSASVLIGFENLAGCLKGAEAVFGCGILPTAMELMDKNTLKALEMHSEVPWPVDTGGVLLLKIDGSHESVAADLKQIEKALSQVSTTFLEKGSGDDQERLWELRRVISPAAFNLAPNKQGEDVAVPRGKVAQAIESYHEIGDKLDVVVLCFGHLGDGNIHVSVMYDKSVPGQSENALKAKKAIFSSTLALGGTLSGEHGIGLTKADYIGMQIGNAELNLMHGIKNVFDPLNIMNPGKVV
- a CDS encoding (Fe-S)-binding protein, yielding MAVSKSCVQCGKCLEVCPLFKVTGREELTPRAKFFLESLDPSAGLSEKDFKSLASMCLSCGRCEKNCPQNMSVPDMVSALRAESKYFTKTCWDLWLSKPGFIWPLAAALSKFTPEALPEPVGSAKKRMEALFAKSPAPWVRLVPDIKFEEKKVVLFKGCVGSYARQDWVRKAEHLMDGAGLIRAGIPEFSCCGSSYGSAGLLSRQNSARKANIREWKRLNFPLIIIFCTTCLKGLKEYSLSDFDGDQELYSLWLSNLVPLSFLLLDADVKILENSPSQVIYHKPCHAPEPDYDQVLVETIAGDKLMPVKKDICCGFGGIMQLGAPDLSKQVGDYCINDLTKSISPGAQILTGCSACVIQLATLAKADFFTGHWLDILE
- the secA gene encoding preprotein translocase subunit SecA, which gives rise to MFNAIFSTIFGSRNDRFIKKLKPQIDAIASFEPEMEKLTDEQFPQKIAQWKEEVAAGKDLDELLPEVFALVREAGKRSLGMRHYDVQMVGGMVLHGGRIAEMKTGEGKTLVATLPAVLNALSGKGVHLITVNDYLATRDAGWMGKLYNFLGLTVGIVVHGQTDQERQDAYACDITYGTNNEFGFDHLRDNMKFYKEQLVQRELNFAIVDEVDSILIDEARTPLIISGASDEATGMYAQVNAIIPLLKRDEDFEVDEKGQSITMTDEGVTKCEEILKIDNLYASPNISYQHHIMQGIKAHHLFARDVDYIVKDDQVVIVDEFTGRLMPGRRFSDGLHQALEAKEGVKVESENQTLASITFQNYFRMYKKLSGMTGTADTEAVEFAQIYNLEVIVIPTNADLLRKDFPDSIYKTQQEKYVAIANEIATLYKKGQPVLVGTVSIEKSELIGSLLKKRGIPHDVLNAKQHEKEAEIVAGAGHKGHVTIATNMAGRGTDIVLGEGVKELGGLHIIGTERHESRRIDNQLRGRSGRQGDPGSTRFYLALDDDLMRLFGSERIAGIMDKLGMQEGEPIENKMVSKAIENSQKRVEGHNFEIRKQLLDYDDVMNQQREVIYSLRREVMYSENMDDMIFEFVEELLDESYFPVVEAHGKPLDEETEEMVRVGLNEIFGFSRMADFKEGIPSREQADEWVKDILGSLKSNAEDHFNEIQRYFMLESLDRNWKEHLLNMDHLREGIGLRGYGQKDPKHEYKREGFDMFRDMLERIKENTVKALCHLRIEAEVREEEFQHKDQKGLEYSDNGEGEEKKKQPVRRTEPKIGRNENCPCGSGKKYKKCCGK
- a CDS encoding MarC family protein — translated: MVALFFQTYLKLFFILTPFFAISAFLSLTQEMSPTERKRTAVKVTLAVIISSLILYLFGRYIFELFGITLDAFRIGAGAVLFLSAMNMVGGGSKKFDAGGEDEDIAVVPLAIPIIVGPGTIGALLVMGSTVQGFKDQAFACTALLCAVLTVGILLFISSSLKRLLGKRGLNIMSRLTGLFVASIAAQIFFTGLRNFMQS
- a CDS encoding YfcE family phosphodiesterase, encoding MKIAVISDTHLREPDFRLTEIFNNHLADADLLIHCGDFTTFSVWQFFCQHPNFHAALGNCDEWRLSNQLRPLESLTFQGLKIGIAHGWGSRSQVSKNVANSFPRDYDLVCYGHTHIQDWSIVNGIQMLNPGSLTSPREDKPASVAILDIEEFEIISCSFIPVE